The Bacteroidia bacterium DNA window TTTGCTGAATTTCAAAATGAATGTTTACGAAATCCTGATTTAGATAAAAAGATTGACCTGGAGTTTTCAAAAGAATGTAACTCTAACGAACAATTAATTATTGATTATCGTCTTGGATTCAAGTTTGTAAAAAATGCTTTCCACATCTATTTGAAAATCTCGGACGAAGTGGCCATCGAGAGATTGAAAAAAGCCAATCGAAACTTTGAAACGCATGATACATTACTTCAAAGGAACGATTCATTTAAGAGGCAATTTCTTATATCCTACGGTTTAGACTTTACCCTTCCTAAAAATTACCACCTGGTAGTTGATGTTGAGCAATTTAAGAATGCAGAAGAAATTGTGGATTTTATTATAAACCATTTAAAAAAGTAAATAATGAACACTCAATTAAAAATAGCCTTACTAATCGATGGTGATAATGTGCATTGCATAGCAATTGAGTCGATTTTGTGTGAAATTGAGAAGTTTGGATTAATTGTCACGAAAAGAATTTATGGAGATTGGTCTAAACCCCATTTGGGTTGTTGGAAAGAGCTGGTGAATAGGCATAATATTAAAACAATTCACAAATTTTCTTATAGCAAAGGCAAAAATTCAACTGATTCGGCCTTGATAATTGATGCTATGGATATTTTGCATACCAAGTTGGTTAGTGGGTTTTGCATTGTTTCAAGTGATAGTGATTTTATTGGTTTAGCACAAAGGATTAGGGAGGAAGGTTTATTTGTTATGGGTGCCGGCAAGATTGACACACAAAAAAGTATGGTAGAATCATTTGATCACTTTTATAAAATTTCAAATCCAGTGTCAATAAACCTTGATAATGCTAGTACCCAAAATAAGGAAGAGATATTAAATAAAAAGGAAACTATTTCCAAAGAGACATTACTTCCAATTCCTGAACCTGATTTAATAAAAGCATTTGAAAAGATTAGAGAAAAACACCCCGAAAATGTAACATTAAGCAGGCTTTCAAATGAATTACGAAACCTAATTCCAGGTTTTAATCCTAAAACTTATGGATGTTCGAACTTAAAAAAACTTTACGAGAAAATGAATAAAGTTTTTCAATTAGAATTTTTGGAAGAAAACAGTGATTATAGAGTACAAACAAATTATGGTTTGGGACAATAACTGATATTGCCCAATAATGTATAACGAAAATATGGCTGGAAAAGGAATTATGGTTCCAAAATAACCATTCCATTTCCGGCCATATATTTTAAACAACTACCAAATTTCCCTTATCCAATATCTTTTCCCCAGAAAACCTATAGGCCACTAAGTTCCCACCCTTTGCTACACTATAATCCAAGCAGCAAATATTTGGTTTGAAAAATTGAGGTATGCCCTTTAGCCAATAATGACCGAAAAAAACAATTTTTGAATCTTCATGGTAATAAGCAAAGGAATCCAAGCTGTTTAATTCTAATGGAGTTTCAGTTAAACTTTCAATGTCTTCCATGCTATAGGTTTTATAAGTCATTTTGGTTGGATCCTCCCACCACTTGGTCCTAAATTCATGTCGTTCTGTTCCATCTTTGTCTTTAAATTCTTTT harbors:
- a CDS encoding NYN domain-containing protein, which gives rise to MNTQLKIALLIDGDNVHCIAIESILCEIEKFGLIVTKRIYGDWSKPHLGCWKELVNRHNIKTIHKFSYSKGKNSTDSALIIDAMDILHTKLVSGFCIVSSDSDFIGLAQRIREEGLFVMGAGKIDTQKSMVESFDHFYKISNPVSINLDNASTQNKEEILNKKETISKETLLPIPEPDLIKAFEKIREKHPENVTLSRLSNELRNLIPGFNPKTYGCSNLKKLYEKMNKVFQLEFLEENSDYRVQTNYGLGQ